ggatccgcacggacaactcacgtgatgcacggacaactcacgtgctgcatggaaaactcacgtgctataataatattttgatctgcacggacaactctcgtgctataataaagcctataaggcctgctacaggcgggcagccccgatccacataaaatttctcacaatcaggccctcggcctcactcagtcatcaatctctctagtctctctctcatgggttcacaatgtcatgaaaatagcccaaaaatgatgatatgatgtatcaataaataacaacagagactgaaatatgatatgtaatgacatgaatatgactgagtatgaatttttaatttaaaacaaataattcacagtaatatgacctctgtgggtcccaataatactggcacattgcctcaacatgatttttaatatgctattcagctcaatttctttaacacataaaactgtaTGGAAAattccaagattatttaactacaaaaattCCACAAAcaaaattaggaaggagttcatagttccagctcacttgaacattttatcaaacactgggtgtgcattaaggtttcaagatcctCTTATGGTAGATtctttcatcccactacccaaagtctacccattTAAGTTCAACTACCTTCCCACAACTCATTAATGTACATGCATTCATAAACAACCACCCTCATCCTCAAAACCATCCTCCCCATTACCTATTCCCAAACAAAATTTTGAATTGAGggttagggagtagaatcttacctataggatgaagacctagtgagttctTCTTGTAAATTCTTTAACTttgggcaagaattgatgaattataatcttaggaacttcccctctcactctatggtaATCCATCTCTCTAGAATtatcagatttttgcttcaaaagtgaccctttgcctcaatatatcgaaatagggtcaggtcaaaaattagaaataaatgaagccccgatgcaaatctgcggtcgcatatgtgaccgcataaagCTTATGAGGTCCACAAAATGGACagcataatggccctccagaactgggcactCATCCCTCACTCTGCGGCTGGTCTGTGGTCCGCAGACTTATTCTGCGGTCATATATTGCGCCGCAGAACTTCCCTACGGAATTATTTTGTGATGGGTCTATGATGGGTTATGTGGCccacaaaatgattatgcggccgcataatggtccaaacaaTTGCCCGGATTTCTGCCTCagtctgcggcagatctgcggtccgtagatcagttatgcgaccgcataatgggccgtagaaacaccctgcacttccaaaaaaattcttcaactccccaatgcattgTTTAACACAAAAAGTCTGAAACATAggtctacttcggcaccacgaaacacaGGGTTTTAGGTAAATTTTACGAGGCCATACAATTCTGTGATCGCATATCCATTTCGCGATCCGCATTTTCCATCGCAAattttggcatgaagaatttttttgaaagaggacatttatctttacatactagtactattccatatgtgctAATGTCCTTTTTTTTGGTATCACTGTatcttcaatagatgcaggtggttcgttaACGGGCAGTTTTGATCCTCGTTaccagttactctctattcagcagattttggtgagccctactctgtttcGGGTTTCATGTAATTTGAcattgtactttatgttttgaggtatagctggggccttgtctttgacacttccatactactcttctgttgtacttagaggctccgtagacgagTTGTgagtggtatttgatgttgggaattaaactagtaagtgttggtatttgggcaaACATGTTTTTAGTCATATCTATAAATAACTAATATTTTTGGAAATAATgaatgaatatcctttagtaatggaaaagaGAACGTGGAATACTTGACTATTCTCATGTTTATCACTAgtactgattcttatattgttaatgggcaaggttgggtagaaagtatctagcaggcttgcttaaTCGGGATATCTCGATTGATCACtggttgcgctccccgaggtcggggagTGACACGTTATTCTGTATTTTGACATGTTTATAAATCTCCTTTGACGCGAGTGTCATTTCTGGGTGATTCCGTCCCGTTGATGACGATTTATGGATATGTCCCTGATGACGTAGCTTTTTGCCAGAGTTACAAAGGTTTTCCTAGGGTTATGATCAAACATTTTCAGGTTTCCTATGTATCCGATCAGAATCAGGTCTGAACGTAGTTCGAGGATGATAAATGATGAATGACTGGAATGATCGAGCCTGACTCGagcagcctacgtatccaaatggaattagGTCAAAACATAGTTCGATTACAATTGATGCAAAATGATAAGGAATTGAAATGAAGTGGCCGAGTCTGACTCGGACTGCCTATGTATCCAAAAGGAATCAGGCCAAAACTTAGTTCAATTATTGTAGATGATTGAACCCAATGTGGATTGCCTACATATTCCCACCAAAGGAAATCAAGTCATGGCATAGTTCGAACTACATACAAAATGACATTTGGATTTTCTATAACAAAAGGGGGAGAGAGACCGAACCCTACTTTGGTTACCTACGTATCCCACCGTGGGAATTCAGGTGAGGCGTAGTTCTGTTGCAACCAAACCCTAATTCTACTGTCTTCAaatgtagtatctcttgattgtgtCCGAGTTGATGAGCTTTGTGCTGACTCTACCGTCCTTTTTTGCTAGGATTAATGCTCCTCTTGACAATACTCTATTGACCACATAAGGACCTTACCAGTTCAATGCAAACTTTCCTTTGGCCTCTTCTTGATGGGGGAATATCTTCTTCAAAACCAGCTGTGCTGTTGCGAACTACCGAGGTTTCACCTTTTTGTTGAACGCATTGGCCATCCTATTTTGATATAGCTGGCCATGACACACTGCGTCAATTCTCTTCTCATTGATGAGCTTGAGTTGTTCTTGCCTGAcccgtatccattctgcatcatctAGTTTGGCTTCCTGAATGACTCTCAAAGATAGTATCTTGTCCTCTGCGGGTATCACAACTTCAgtgccatataccaacatgtatggaGTTGGCCCAGTAGACATTTTCATGGTGGTGCGGTAACCCAGTAAGGCAAAGGACAGCTTCTCAAGTCACTGCATGTGATTGTCCACTATATTCCATAAGATTCTCTTGATGTTTTTGTTAGTTTCTATAACTGCTCTAATCATTTATGTCCTGTAGGCTATGGAATTACAGTGGACGATTCTGAACTTCTCGTAAATCTCCCTCATGAGATCGCTATTTAGATTGGTTTTATTGTCAGTTATGATTGACTCTGGGATAGCGAATTTGCAGACTATGTTGATACGGATGAAATCTATCACCATCTTCTTCGTGAAAGCCCTGTATGTAgaggcctcaacccatttggtgaagtTGTCGATGGCTACTAGGATGAAATGATGTTTGTTTGATGTGGTCGGTCCAATAGGTCAAATCACATCAATTCCCCAAGCAGTGAATGGACAAGGAGAACCCATTACATTAAGCTCATTAGgtggaacccggatgaaatccATATGAATCTGGCACTAGTGACATTTCTGCACGTAACGGATACTATcactttccatggtcatccaaaagtatccagctctTAAAATCTTCTTGTCTAAAGTGAAACCGTTAATGTGAGGCCCGTATGTTCCTACATGTATCTCTTCCAGTAATCTTGTTGCTTCAGCAGCATCCACACATCTTAACAGACCAAGTCCGGGGTGATCCTGTATAGGACTTCCCCGTTAAGGAAAAAGTGATTTGCTACTCTTCTTCGTGCGCTCTTCTGACTATTGGTGGCATTCTCTAGGGATTCTCTTACTTTGAGGAACCTTTTGATGTTGTAGTACCAAGGCTTACCATCTGGCTCTTCATCTACATGGAAATAGTATGCATGCCGGTCTCGAACCTCTATCTCGATGGGATCGATGTAATTCTTATTTGGGTGCTGGATCATAGATGACAAGGTAGTAAGAGCATCGGTGAACTCATTTTGGATTCTAGGAACATGCCTGAAATGTATCTTGGTGCATTTCTTACACAACTCTTTTACGCAGCGCAAGTATGGGAGGATCTTGACATTCTTTGTGGTCCATTCACCCTGAACTTGATGTATCAGCAAATcagaatctcctatgaccaaaagttcctTGATGTTCATGTAGACTGAACCTCATATTCCGCCATATTATTTGTGCAAGGGAACATTATCTTGGCTGAAGCCAGGTAATGTTGTCCGGACTCAGAAATTAGGACTGCCCGAATCCCTGCACCTTTGAAATTTGCCGCTCCATCGAAAAATATTCTCTACCCCAGTACGGGTGAGTGGCTCATAATCCTTGTCCTACGGGTTCTCCGTGAGATGATCAACCAATGCTTGTCCTTTGATAGCTTTCTATGTCATGTATGCAATATCGAATTCTTTGAAAAGAATCTGTCATTTGGCCAACTTTCCTGTAGGCATTGGCTTCTAGAATATGTACTTGAGAGGGTTGAGTGAGGATATCATATACGTGGTATATGCTGACAGGATGTCATCACGTAATTCTTGCTTTTGGGCGGAGGCAAGTCATGTATGGCCTTGATCTTCGAGAGATCCAACTTTATCCCCTTTCTGCTAATGATGAATCCTAACATTTTTCTGTGGGGTCTACGAATGCACAATATGCAGGATTTAACTTCCAATTGTACCTTCGTAACCATTCAATGAACTTCCTTAAATCACCCCAGTGATCCGCACTCTTCCGAGATTTAATTATGATGTCATCTATACCTCGATTTCCTTGTGGATCGTGTCATGAAAGAGGGTCATCATGGCCATCATGTAGGTAGTGCAGACATTCTTGAGACCAAATGGAAAGACCCTATAGAAATAAACTCCCCATGGAATGGTGAATGTTGTTTTCTCCACGTCTTCTTCGTGCATCAGAATCTGGTGGTATCTAGCGAAACAATCCACGAACAATTGCAACTCATGCTTCGTGCAGGTATTGATTAGGATATGAATATTTGGTAGAGGAAAATCATCCTTGGGGCTAGCTTTGTTAAGGTGCTGATAATCCACACATATCCTAATGTTTCCATCCTTTTTTGGTACCGGTACGATGTTTGCCAACCATGTAGGATAATTAGTAACTCTCACCACATTCTCTTCTATTttcttggtgacttcttcttttatCCTTAGACTCAaatctggcttgaattttctgtGTTTCTGCTTGACTGGTGGCCTAGCGGGATCAGTAGGTAATCGGTGTGAGACTATGTCGGTACTTAGCCCATgcatgtcatcatatgaccaaCCGAATACATCGATGTATTGTCAAAGGATCTCTATCAATTCTTCCCTCTGTTCTGTCTTCAGATGGGTGTTGATTCAAGTTTCTTTCACATCCTCTTCACTTCCCAAGTTAATTACTTTCGTTTCTTCGAGGTTGGGCTTCTTCTGGCTCTCGAGCTGCTCGGTCTCTTGTGGGAGTTTCTCAGGCATCATGCTTTCGTCATACTCTTCGTAGTCTGGATCATTTTGCTCAAGAGTTTCCttacatgtcataatcgcggAACACTGGTTTTTTcgatttgattactgaaaaggaaaactAATTACAAATAAAGCAAAAATGAATTTGCAATGAtttcagaaaaaataattttttttatttcatcaaaaggaacGTCTCAGCGTTCAAAGAGGCAATTTTAACAAAAAAGTACGAGCACGGTTCAGGCCTCAATTGACCGTCCGATTTTTCAAAATTACTACAATTCAACACTACCAAGACTCCTGGTGAACTAGAGATGGACTGGCAGTCCAATTTTGCAAGGTCTTTCCTTGTTTGGCATCCCGAATGGTCGGTGTCTTGATATCAGCTTCGCCACAACATTCCTCAATCATGGTCATGAACAATCTTCCCATTCCATCAATGATGTCATCCTATGGTGGTGAGCTCTGACCCAGGCCCGGAACATGCTCTAAAACAAAAGCCTTCTTCCCAGGGTTACCGTTATAGGTTGTCCCGGTTGTAGGTTGATACCCCAAGCCAGCGGTACCTTTCTGCCCCCTTGGTTAAATTGGCTTTGTTATCCCATCTAATTGGGCTTCCAGCCCGATCCCTAGCCGATACCGATACTTCATCATCTTTTGCATCGATATGTTTGACCTGTACGGTGTCTGCATACCGTGGTCCTGCTCACTCTCCTTCATTTATGCTGCTTGCATGATCTCGACCGAATGAAAGGGGACCCCATCTAACCCTTCTACGAAAGGGACTGCATGCTCCAGGGAAGTTGACCGGCTCCACTACCCATGTATCGCATCTCCTAGAAATCCCACTCGAATTTCATACACTGATATAGAGTGGAGTGAACTTCCCCCACCATATGTATCTAGGGTCTTCCTAGCAGCATCTTGTACAAAGACAAAATATCCATCACTTGAAACAATATCGTAAAATCGATCGGCCTAATCTGTAAGGCTAAGTAGATCTCTCTGATGACATCATTCTGCGACCCCTCCAAACCTCCGCTGCCTCAGCATCTATTATGTTTCTTTTTTGGTCCTGTTCTCTACTCGGGTTCTCTCGGTTCACCTCTTCTGGAGCGTAACACCTTCCTAATTTAGTCATCCCATGAGCAGTTGTAGAGTctatcatttttctttttccttttaacTGGAAAGTCCATGGAACTCTTTTGTATTCTCGACTCCCCTTATCTCTAATGATGGCAGTGGACCATTGTTAGTGTGTATAAACAATCAGAGAAGGTTTCAACTTCACATTAATCAATGGAGTCACTCGGGGTTGCACCCTTGCAGCATCGAAATTCCCAATAGTGATGATGAGATCATAATCCTTGTCCAATGCAATCATATTGGATCCTTGGTTTCGATAGTTTGGCAATGGATTATGGTTTATATTTGGTGAAGCTTGGGTACATTGGATGGCTCCATTCTTGATCAGCAGCTCGATCTCATTCTTTAGTCTATAGCAATCCTCAGTGACATACCCAGGAACACCTGAATGGCAGGCACAGCCCTTGATCACGTCAAAACATTTGGAGGGTTGGACGGGAATTCTACCTTCCACTAGGTATATTAATTCTGCTCTCCTCAACCTTTCAAACAACTGGTGTAAGGGCTCAGCGATTGGAGTGAAGTTTCTGGGATTTTCTCTCTTCAAACATTGGGCGTGGCCATGGTGCATAAGCGTGCCTATTTTGGTGGGTGGTGGTTTGTACTAGGGCATATAGTCATGGTAGGTTTGGATGTATATTGGCTCGGGTAGGGTTGTATTAAGGTTGAACATTATAATACAGTTGGGTGTTATATACCGGGGCATAGGTGGGTTAATGTAAGGGGTGAGTATTTGAGGGGTAAGAGATGGTTCGGCGAAGAGGACATGACCGATAGTAAGGGACGATCATTGTtacttcctctttcttcttctttccacTTCCTATGGAACCTGATTGTATAGACTTGTTGGCAATTTGCAGTGCGACCATTGACTGTATTTTTCCTGATTTTATATCTTCTTCCAAGAAATCTCCCATTTTGACCAGCTCGGGAAATTTTTGACCCATCATACCCATCAtctttttgaaataaattcctTCTTGGGCACGGATAAAATACTTGGTTAGCTCGTTATCATCCAATGGGGGTTGAGTCCTAGCAGCTTTCGATCTCAAGTGATGAGCGTACTCTTGAAATGACTCTGAGGGTTTATTCTGCAAATTCACCAAAGCGAACCAGTCTGGAGTGATCTTGGTATTAAACCTGAAGCGATTCCTGAAATCCTTCATAGTGTCCTTCCACTCTCTCTAATTGTTTGGGTAAACCAAGTAAGTGATTCTCTCGTCACACTCCTTATAAACAACTTCATTCTCAGCTTTTTGTTTCTTCCCACTCCGACCAACTTGACGCACTAGGCCCTCAAATGAGCGTGGGGATCACTCGTTCCATCAAAAATGTCGAACTTTGGAGGCTTTGTACCCTGCGGGCATGTCAAACTCAGGATGTATACACAGGTCCTCATAATCTAGACTCTCGCTCCCTCGAGCAACCTGGAGACTCTTCATTTGTTTTCTCAACACTCGTAACTATTCTGACACTGACTCTTCTTCCTTGTACTTTGCTTCTTTCTCCATATCAGAGGTGGCATATACAGGTGGAACATACCGCTCATGTGTGGCAATGTGTGTCGCAGGTATGCATTGGGTCGGGTTATTAGCAAAAGTGACGCTTTCACGAGGAGGGGTGTGAACTAAATTGGTAGTGGTTGGTGGATTTTGTGGTGTTTGGACATAATTCGGGACATAGGGTGTGTGTATATGAAGGTTTGTGTCACggcccgacctcggggagcatgACCGGCACTCAACCAAGATACcttggtcgagcaagcctgcataATTCCATatacccaattcacccatgaataaagaggagatgcatttcattaattagaaagtaagaggtcatgtgaataacaccagttcaattccattagttacgtcattagcAAGTCTCAAAAATAGTACACTATATGTTTGTAGTTAAAGTGGGacatgtgatacaattacaactgTCACGCCcatcctcgggaagcgcgaccagCAGTCAACCGAGTGAACCAGGCCGAACAAGCTTGTTAgacactttctacccaattaacccatgatcaagaaaagacgtgatttcattaattatacagtagtaatctcattcatacaatcctaaatcattcCATTAGTCATTGttcctttaagtctcaaaatacacatttcttatagttcaagtggaacaagtgatcaaacacaacataacttgtttaacatccccatcacccatatacaacccacatagtgtctacggagcctctaaagatacaaaagagactAAATATAGTGCCggaaataaggccccggctatacctcaaaagttaCCATAATAttaacaaaaggtacaatacatgtctccggaatgaaatgggcctcaccgagtccgctgagaataggatgcagcactatctgtgatccgcATTGTCTGCTATGtgaccacctgcatctatttaaagatgcagcgcctccggcaaaagggacgttagtaccgtcgagtagcactagtatgtatagctaaacaccaactcaatacaatgaataataatacaagaggaacagtcaagaattcaataagggcttcaaataatagtaaagcaacaagttaaggatcatatacattttcaagaaaattccatattactaggttgggtgacctttagtaccgatgttCCACAATTCATAATACCTccatattcttacacggagtccgatattggcccgatcggctaggccatctcatttgagacattaccataatttCATTACAATTTTCGGTATAGTACCACTATATGTGCGGcgtggcatccgatcacggcccgatcggctaggccatctcattggaGACATTACCACGATTTCATTCACAATGCGACTgtgttcttacatggagtccgatctcggcccgattggctaggccatctcgtTGGAGACATTACCATattttcattcacaataccattgtgttcttatacggagtccgatctcggctcgactggctaggccatctcatttgagacattacctttttcattcagtcatctcacatcgtacttctttcatatactttcgattcattggcactagtgattacgattacaaagtctttcttggcacttggccgtatttcatagttccagacccctttttgcacattcaatatcattatcattatcaacaacaataaggcttcccattcaagacactaaattcacatatgagcaatttgggaatcttaggcacaaagaggcttttcatacaattagGCATAACAGCTTTTTATctcaatcttgacatgaagtcttaacagttctaacacatattccatattttttgAACACATGATGAAGCCTTTGGAATAAATACttaacttacatccttcaacacaaacacattaaaaatcgccaattctataatgatcaagagcttactccaattacattaACACggtggggttcgattctaaggaGAAGGGGGTTTTggcaacatacctcaattgagcttcttaaaactctaagatgttccggaatattagacacttcaatctatttaagcaatataacaaaattgaaccaaaaattaggaagatgaacatgattttagctcatttgagcatactatcaaatactaggtgtgtatCAATGCTTTAAGCCCcttttttgtggaagattccatctttccccaacccattctctatcttttttagctcacaatcttcccatatactacaaggatacatgcttgcaaggtaagcactcccatccccatgaactaccttactaatggcccattctagttacattttgaaattaagagtttgggtggtataatcttacctcttaggaagaagacctaggtgcctctcttgataatcttcaagatttaagtgagaatcgaagagcaatttgatgaagatcacttctccctctaggaccctctctctctcactctaaaaatatcagaacatatgctcaaaatggtccatgggatgtgttttaatgaaatagggtcgggtttaaaaactccaaaaatgaaGCGCTGGAACAAGGTCTGCAATcacataattgatatgcggaccgcatattggtcgcataatcggtgaccGAAATAGCCAAAAACATGTTCGTGTCTACCGTCATTATACGGCccacagacctattctgcggtcgcataatgaaccgtagaacagttatgcggtcgcatagtcgaccgcaaaatTTCATCCAATCTGGCCCAATTAACTACCTctctttgcggccattatgcggtccgcagagtgattatgcggttgcataatggaccgcagaaatgtatAACACTGCCAAACAgtttccttcaactcccagtgcactgttcaatccaaaaagtctgaaccgcatactattattaacctctacgcctactttggcatcacggaacccgggtttttaggaaaaattttacggggccttacaacaaCAATTTTAGTTTACTTTCCCAAAACAAGATACATCCCACACtgtgtctacgaagcctctaacaagaaaaaaaaaagagtgctacgatagtgccggcaacaaggccccggctatacctcaaaatgctatgtacaaaggacaagagatacaggaccccgaaatgaagtggggctcaccacttcagctgaggagagggtgtgccgCTATCAATGATCAATTCCACCTACTATGAAACCACCCACATCCATTAAATaagcagcgcccccgacaaaagggacgttagtacatatggaatattactagtatgtaaaactaaacatcctctcaatagaacaagtaacaataaacggagaaggaaacatgaaatcaataagagactcaaacagtatcaaggaGTCAAGTTAGGGGAAAAGTAAATTTCATGTAAGTTTCAATCTTTTTAAGTtggagatctttagcactgataCACCACCGTGTGTTTAACACGGAGTCCAATCTCAGCCCGACCAGCTAAGTTGTCCCACCCtgagacatccactcacaataccaccatgtgcgcggcatgacATCTGATCtcagcctgatcggctaagccatctcaccacaatgtcatgtgggtcgacatcacatcacgtctcgctagcaataatctcatcccattttaggggaaacatctcaacacatcaatctcatcccatataaggggaaacaacctcatcacattaacacgggtaTTTAACCCTCAATCACTCTTACACCATCACGTGTAGTTACgggttaggttattttgacctacccttcctAGGTGACTAAACTATACTCCCAAAGCATGTATTATTTAAAGAATTTACCATTCATTTCGTAATCTTTTAcatatcattcatttcattggcaccaatggctataacgcaatatcattcttggcaggTTGGCCGCACAAGTGGAACCTTACCTTATGGATGAAGGACTTGTGAGGTTCTCCTTGTATATCTTCCAAATTTTGAGCAAGAATAGGTGAACAATTAGCTTATGAGCTTtccctctcactctatggcactTCCTCACTCTCAAATATCAGATTGTTTAATCAAAAATGGCCCTTTACATCTATATATAGAAATAGGGTCAGgttaaaaaaaccaaaaaatggaccctccgaacacaGCTTCGcagtcgcatagtggaccgcagaatggatatgcggtccgcaaaatgggccaTAGAAGTGATGTTACGAACTGGTTTGTTCGGGTTAGGTATGCGACAGGTCTGCGGTCCACAGAccagttctacggtcgcataatacgTCGTAGAACTCCACTCCGGAAATCATCATGTTGTGTCTGTGATAGATTGTGCGGCCCACGAAatagttatgcggccgc
This sequence is a window from Nicotiana tomentosiformis chromosome 5, ASM39032v3, whole genome shotgun sequence. Protein-coding genes within it:
- the LOC138892521 gene encoding uncharacterized protein, with the protein product MNIKELLVIGDSDLLIHQVQGEWTTKNVKILPYLRCVKELCKKCTKIHFRHVPRIQNEFTDALTTLSSMIQHPNKNYIDPIEIEVRDRHAYYFHVDEEPDGKPWYYNIKRFLKDHPGLGLLRCVDAAEATRLLEEIHVGTYGPHINGFTLDKKILRAGYFWMTMESDSIRYVQKCH